From the genome of Aspergillus fumigatus Af293 chromosome 1, whole genome shotgun sequence, one region includes:
- the rodB gene encoding hydrophobin family protein, with the protein MKFLAVVSLLAATALALPNAGVVHPTFASADKYTLQQAQNKCGEHTTLSCCNHVSKVGDTTAFNYGLLNGLLGNAISGPEGVGILSGCQKISVTALIGVDDLLNKQCQQNVACCQDNKSVAVSSFSSSLVGTLLTILDWRPHQHCHASLRCSRLYHLSQLRVPFSQTLVRYLRDQRLHIALGV; encoded by the exons ATGAAGTTCCTCGCTGTTGTCTCTCTCCTCGCTGCCACCGCTCTGGCCCTCCCCAACGCAGGGGTCGTCCACCCTACCTTCGCCAGCGCCGACAAGTACACGTTGCAGCAGGCCCAGAACAAGTGCGGTGAACACACCACTCTGTCTTGCTGCAACCATGTCTCCAAGGTTGGCGACACCACCGCCTTCAACTACGGCCTCCTGAACGGCCTTCTCGGCAACGCCATCAGCGGCCCCGAGGGTGTTGGTATCCTCTCTGGCTGCCAGAAGATCTCCGTCACCG CCCTGATCGGTGTCGACGACCTCCTCAACAAGCAATGCCAGCAGAACGTTGCTTGCTGCCAGGACAACAAGTCTGTTGCTGTAAGTTCCTTCAGTTCTTCCCTAGTTGGCACACTTCTCACGATATTAGACTGGCGGCCTCATCAACATTGCCACGCCAGCCTGCGTTGCTCTCGACTCTATCATCTAAGCCAGTTGCGAGTGCCGTTTTCCCAGACCCTTGTTCGATATCTTCGGGATCAACGGTTGCATATAGCACTCGGTGTATAG
- the fre2 gene encoding ferric reductase family protein, with product MLLVSCLIILLHLQNALSQIIPPNERCVTAVYTAYEYLSFSGQPNKGLWAPRCRNRLHVLSIYAASDLYCSDAEREAGFAQLDDQCRQYAGVDLIPRQEFAPNLTHEAISQMRVVEFGELPKKGPLDTPILISKSYYSRVFRTIDAWQFELWSHYAFGYLGYAYWTVVIAAGALHKLVLHAISVKRAPSLPPFPFLLLIYYWIQTNLIIPAPLASSRRRLLWWTFPGRIHAIVVLLFWILSIVLCLIGYRTFSDNIYWPDISAQLLRYVADRTGILSFANVPLLWLFAGRNNIFIWATGWSYSTFNIFHRHVAWIATLQAVVHTILYTVLFIQSGNAWKKMQKPYLLWGTLAMLAMILVFPFAVDWFRRRTYETFLVLHILFSVVALVGCFYHVIIFEDHEYWFYLWPAVVIWVSDRVLRLIRIVYCNLHVQLGSRSRFQCTECVAAYDKDADIIHLELTPGSGLQPAPGQYYFLYQPFRLTGWESHPFTLGYWSYNDGAPSTQCRSLKRDTTTDVSEIPLLPDTPSSGSDYGSIDTSTDPPERKLALRFWIRPYDGWTRHLRDQCLQSPTRIIQPNILLEGPYGEQCPLWKYESVLLIAGGTGIAAAVPYIQDHILRSSTGQTSTQSIHLVWTARQPALLRDIAGRELKQALSRKDFRVSFYVTSESASQGAIMDGVEFACGRPDLQAIITAHAEEARLGSSSVLVLVCGPSGMAGLARAAVHQAMRWGCRSLRYVEESFDW from the exons ATGTTACTCGTCAGCTGCCTAATAATCCTATTGCACCTGCAAAATGCTCTATCACAGATTATTCCGCCAAATGAGCGCTGTGTAACAGCTGTGTACACCGCATACGAGTATCTATCCTTCTCGGGGCAACCAAATAAAGGCCTGTGGGCGCCACGATGCCGGAATCGGCTACACGTGCTATCAATCTACGCTGCTTCTGATTTGTATTGCTCAGACGCGGAGAGAGAAGCAGGTTTCGCACAGCTCGACGACCAATGTCGACAATATGCCGGTGTTGACTTGATTCCTCGACAGGAGTTTGCCCCGAATCTGACGCATGAAGCAATCAGTCAGATGCGGGTAGTTGAGTTTGGAGAGCTGCCGAAGAAGGGCCCTCTTGACACTCCTATTTTGATATCCAAATCGTACTACAGTCGTGTGTTCAGAACAATT GATGCGTGGCAATTTGAGCTCTGGTCGCATTATGCATTCGG ATACCTGGGATATGCGTATTGGACCGTTGTGATCGCCGCCGGAGCTCTGCATAAACTGGTTCTCCATGCGATTTCTGTGAAGCGAGCGCCATCGCTacctccttttcctttcttaCTGTTGATATATTACTGGATACAAACCAATTTGATCATTCCCGCCCCCCTCGCATCAAGCAGACGCCGGCTTCTTTGGTGGACATTTCCAGGCCGCATCCATGCGATCGtcgtcttgctcttctggatTTTGAGCATCGTGCTCTGCCTGATTGGTTATCGAACCTTTTCGGACAATATCTA CTGGCCCGACATATCGGCACAGCTCCTGCGATATGTTGCCGACCGCACCGGGATCCTCTCTTTTGCCAATGTACCTCTATTATGGTTGTTCGCAGGCAGGAATAACATATTTATCTGGGCTACCGGATGGAGCTATTCGACCTTCAACATTTTCCATCGCCATGTGGCTTGGATAGCGACTCTTCAGGCAGTTGTGCATACAATTCTGTATACTGTTTTGTTCATTCAAT CGGGAAATGCGtggaagaagatgcagaagcCTTATCTTCTATGGGGCACACTG GCAATGCTCGCCATGATATTGGTCTTCCCATTTGCAGTGGACTGGTTTCGACGAAGGACCTATGAGACCTTTCTCGTCCTTcatattctcttctctgTTGTCGCTCTTGTCGGTTGTTTCTA TCACGTCATCATATTTGAGGATCACGAATATTGGTTCTATCTCTGGCCGGCCGTTGTGATCTGGGTATCTGATCGAGTCTTGCGCCTGATTCGCATAGTTTACTGCAACCTGCACGTCCAACTCGGTTCCCGCAGCCGTTTCCAATGCACCGAATGCGTTGCAGCGTATGACAAGGATGCTGATATCATTCACCTGGAGCTAACCCCCGGCTCAGGTCTGCAGCCAGCTCCAGGACAATACTACTTTCTTTACCAACCCTTCCGGCTCACGGGATGGGAAAGTCACCCGTTCACGCTGGGTTACTGGTCATATAACGATGGCGCACCTTCAACTCAATGCCGTAGTCTGAAACGTGACACGACCACTGATGTCTCGGAAATCCCTCTACTACCTGACACTCCCAGTTCGGGCTCAGACTATGGTTCAATCGATACCTCAACCGACCCACCCGAGCGCAAACTCGCACTGCGTTTCTGGATCCGACCTTATGACGGATGGACTCGCCATCTCCGCGATCAATGCCTGCAATCACCAACTCGGATAATCCAGCCAAACATCCTCCTTGAAGGACCATACGGCGAGCAGTGTCCGCTCTGGAAGTACGAATCCGTCCTATTGATCGCAGGCGGGACCGGGATCGCCGCCGCGGTACCTTACATCCAAGATCACATCCTCCGCTCGTCAACCGGCCAGACCTCGACGCAGAGCATCCATCTCGTCTGGACGGCTCGGCAACCCGCGCTCCTGCGCGATATTGCGGGCAGAGAGTTGAAGCAGGCTCTTAGCAGGAAGGACTTCCGTGTCTCGTTTTATGTTACTTCAGAGTCTGCGTCTCAGGGTGCGATTATGGACGGGGTGGAATTTGCGTGTGGACGCCCCGACCTGCAGGCGATAATTACAGCTCATGCGGAAGAAGCAAGGCTTGGTAGTTCGTctgtgttggtgttggtgtgCGGGCCTTCGGGAATGGCTGGTTTGGCCCGCGCAGCGGTGCACCAGGCTATGCGGTGGGGATGTCGATCCCTTCGATACGTGGAGGAGTCTTTTGATTGGTAA
- a CDS encoding putative endo-arabinanase codes for MILLQLLLFPSLLSHSLAAVLPRHSQRILNPTADDLTKIFTFSNDFPAPNSGNLQVHDPNIIEEQDTLYLFRGGLHIPYWKASSISGPWTKVGTVLSKASVINKKNNNHPWAPTVTKYKGRFYCFYAISQTGSQDSAIGYASTSDLEKEWTDHGALINTGSGERSQIAPYKNTNAIDPAFQVDQKTGQPYLIYGSYWDDIYSLPLQVNQDGTLAIKNENKPDATHLSYQPGNWRPQEGAYMSYHEPYYYLWFSQGICCQMVQKGFPLKGEEYRIRVGRSKSITGPFVDRSGKKLLEGHGETVYGSNNGNVYAPGGEGVLPGNGKRGDILYYHFCESFPIPMGLSG; via the exons ATGATTCTATTAcaactccttctctttccgaGCTTGCTTTCCCATTCCCTCGCGGCCGTCCTCCCGCGACACAGTCAACGCATCCTCAACCCAACGGCCGACGACCTTACCAAGATCTTTACTTTCTCCAACGATTTCCCCGCGCCGAACAGTGGCAACCTACAGGTGCACGACCCCAACATCATCGAGGAACAAGACACGCTCTACCTATTCAGAGGAGGCCTCCACATCCCCTACTGGAAGGCTTCTAGCATCTCGGGACCATGGACAAAAGTGGGTACTGTACTGAGTAAAGCCAGCGTGATTAACAAAAAGAACAACAATCATCCCTGGGCTCCCACCGTCACCAAATACAAAGGGAGATTCTACTGCTTCTACGCCATCAGCCAGACCGGTAGCCAGGATAGCGCCATTGGATATGCCTCCACGTCGGACCTCGAAAAGGAGTGGACAGACCACGGCGCGTTGATCAACACCGGTTCCGGCGAACGTTCCCAGATCGCACCGTACAAGAACACCAACGCCATTGATCCTGCGTTCCAGGTTGACCAGAAGACCGGACAACCGTATCTCATCTACGGGAGCTACTGGGATGATATCTACAGCCTGCCGCTGCAGGTGAACCAGGACGGCACGTTGGCGATCAAGAACGAGAACAAACCCGATGCAACGCACCTGAGCTACCAGCCTGGGAACTGGCGCCCGCAGGAGGGAGCGTACATGTCGTACCACGAGCCGTATTACTATCTCTGGTTCAGCCAGGGGATCTGTTGCCAGATGGTTCAGAAAGGGTTTCCGCTCAAAGGGGAGGA ATATCGGATTCGCGTCGGTCGGTCGAAGAGCATTACCGGTCCGTTTGTGGATAGGTCCGGCAAGAAGCTTCTCGAGGGACATGGAGAGACGGTTTACGGGTCGAACAACGGGAATGTCTACGCCCCGGGTGGTGAGGGTGTATTGCCGGGCAATGGCAAGCGAGGTGATATCCTCTACTATCACTTTTGTGAGTCTTTTCCGATCCCGATGGGCCTCAGTGGCTGA